One window of Manihot esculenta cultivar AM560-2 chromosome 17, M.esculenta_v8, whole genome shotgun sequence genomic DNA carries:
- the LOC110605693 gene encoding MACPF domain-containing protein NSL1 gives MALHLLDPQSAAEKAVSVIGFGYDFTNDVRLSACKPGPSGSRLIELDSNLTRNLVIPGGVVVRNAPTGIKCDKGERTRFRSDILSFNQMSEKFNQDVSLSGKVPSGLFNAMFDFRGCWQKDAASAKSLAYDGWFITLYNIELERSHLTLAEHLKQEVPTSWDAAALAEFIEKYGTHVVVGVKMGGKDVIHIKQLQKSNVQLPEVQKLLTRLADERFSEEGNAAELSRKSKQDGHSVSWALHGFAPTPVIASIKKEDILSIAIRKGGADIGQSHYQWLSTISQSPNVISMSFVPITSLLSGVRGNGFLSHAVNLYLRYKPPIEELHQFLEFQLPRQWAPVYGDLPLTLRRRKQSSPSLRFTLMGPKLYVNTSQVDSGNRPVTGIRLYLEGKRSDHLAIHLQHLSSLPSIVQLSDDHRHEPIEEPVERAYFEPVNWSIFSHVCTAPVQYNGGHIDDSAFIVTRAWFEVKIIGVKKVLFLRLGFSMVASARVRRSEWDGPSTLSRRSGVLSMLISTRFSASLNPPPEKPVKVDVNSAVFPGGPPSVTRAPKMSNFVDTNEMVRGPEHLPGYWVITGAKLCVEGGRISIKAKYSLLAIMSEESMMLM, from the exons ATGGCTCTTCACCTCCTCGACCCTCAATCCGCCGCGGAGAAGGCCGTTTCCGTTATTGGGTTTGGCTACGATTTCACCAATGATGTTAGATTGTCTGCTTGCAAACCGGGTCCATCCGGGTCGAGATTGATCGAGCTTGACTCGAATCTCACCCGAAATCTTGTCATTCCTGGTGGCGTGGTTGTTAGAAATGCTCCCACTGGTATCAAGTGTGACAAGGGGGAGCGTACAAGGTTCCGCTCCGATATTCTCTCCTTTAATCAG ATGTCGGAGAAGTTCAATCAGGATGTTTCTTTGTCAGGAAAAGTTCCTTCTGGGCTATTTAATGCCATGTTCGACTTCAGGGGTTGCTGGCAGAAGGATGCTGCTTCTGCGAAAAGTCTCGCTTATGATGGTTGGTTCATAACACTATACAACATTGAGTTGGAAAGATCTCATTTAACATTGGCCGAGCATCTGAAACAAGAAGTGCCTACTTCATGGGATGCTGCTGCTCTTGCTGA ATTCATTGAGAAATATGGTACTcatgttgttgttggggtaAAGATGGGCGGTAAAGACGTGATTCACATAAAGCAATTACAGAAATCAAATGTTCAGCTTCCCGAAGTACAGAAATTGTTAACACGATTAGCTGATGAGAGGTTTTCTGAGGAGGGAAATGCTGCTGAACTGTCAAGAAAATCAAAG CAAGATGGACATTCTGTATCATGGGCTCTCCATGGATTTGCTCCCACTCCTGTCATTGCTTCCATAAAGAAAGAG GATATATTGAGCATTGCTATCCGAAAGGGAGGTGCAGATATTGGTCAAAGTCATTATCAGTGGCTCTCAACTATATCACAGTCACCAAATGTCATCTCAATGTCCTTTGTGCCTATAACTTCTCTGTTGAGTGGTGTCAGAGGCAATGGATTTTTAAGCCATGCAGTGAATCTTTACCTTCGAT ACAAACCACCCATAGAGGAACTCCACCAGTTTCTAGAGTTTCAGCTACCTAGGCAATGGGCTCCAGTATATGGTGATCTGCCGCTTACTCTCAGGCGCAGAAAGCAATCATCTCCATCTCTTCGATTTACCCTTATGGGCCCTAAGCTTTACGTCAACACTTCGCAG GTTGATTCTGGAAATAGGCCAGTGACAGGAATCCGCTTGTACTTGGAAGGTAAGAGAAGTGACCATTTGGCTATCCATCTCCAGCATCTCTCTTCTCTTCCCAGTATTGTCCAACTCTCAGATGATCATAGACATGAGCCCATTGAAGAACCTGTGGAACGAGCCTACTTTGAACCTGTCAATTGGAGCATATTTTCCCATGTGTGCACTGCCCCAGTGCAGTACAATGGAGGCCACATTGATGACTCTGCTTTTATTGTGACAAGGGCCTGGTTTGAGGTTAAGATTATTGGGGTGAAGAAAGTTCTGTTCCTGAGGCTTGGGTTCTCAATGGTGGCATCAGCAAGAGTCCGCAGGTCAGAATGGGATGGACCTTCAACTTTGTCACGGAGATCAGGGGTCCTTTCAATGTTGATCAGCACAAGATTCAGTGCTAGTTTGAATCCACCGCCAGAAAAACCAGTGAAAGTTGATGTGAATTCTGCAGTTTTTCCTGGAGGTCCACCGTCGGTGACAAGGGCACCGAAAATGTCAAACTTTGTGGACACAAACGAAATGGTGAGGGGTCCAGAACACCTGCCTGGATATTGGGTGATCACTGGTGCTAAGCTGTGTGTAGAAGGTGGTAGAATCTCAATCAAAGCCAAGTATTCATTGTTAGCAATAATGTCAGAGGAGTCGATGATGTTGATGTGA
- the LOC110605467 gene encoding protein DEHYDRATION-INDUCED 19 homolog 4, with amino-acid sequence MDSDFWTSRLAAAKRQYTLQHHHQSSHLDRLSIDDFEVEEEVRPDFPCPYCYEDFDIASLCSHLEDEHSCESKVTVCPICSVKVARDMLSHITLQHGHLFKLQRRRRLRRVAIPNSQALSLLGRDLREAHLQVLLGGGGYRSSSANVSNAATDPFLSSLILNFPASEAEEISKSAATSVEDTPAKNAAPAYMWRSSLDPSLSYEEREKRMRQATGRAGFVQDLLLSTLLSD; translated from the exons ATGGACTCTGATTTCTGGACCTCTCGCCTAGCTGCCGCCAAACGCCAATACACCTTGCAGCACCATCATCAGAGCTCCCACCTAG ATCGGTTGAGCATCGATGATTTCGAGGTAGAAGAAGAGGTCCGACCCGATTTCCCATGTCCTTATTGTTATGAGGATTTCGACATCGCATCTCTGTGTTCTCATCTCGAAGATGAACACTCTTGCGAATCCAAAGTCACC GTTTGTCCTATTTGCTCTGTTAAAGTTGCACGGGACATGCTAAGTCATATCACACTGCAACATGGACACTTGTTCAAG TTGCAGAGACGTCGCAGATTACGTAGAGTTGCAATTCCCAACAGTCAGGCATTGTCTCTACTTGGACGGGATCTTCGCGAAGCTCATTTACAAGTTCTCTTAGGAGGTGGTGGATATAGGTCAAGCAGTGCTAATGTGTCTAATGCAGCTACTGACCCATTCCTTTCATCACTTATTTTGAATTTCCCTGCATCTGAAGCTGAAGAAATCTCAAAATCTGCGGCAACAAGTGTGGAAGATACTCCTGCAAAAAATGCAGCACCAGCATACATGTGGAGATCAAG TTTGGATCCTTCTTTGAGCTATGAAGAAAGGGAGAAAAGGATGAGGCAGGCTACTGGAAGAGCTGGTTTTGTGCAGGATCTGCTTCTATCGACTTTGTTAAGCGACTAA